Proteins from a single region of Bacteroidota bacterium:
- a CDS encoding NADH-quinone oxidoreductase subunit M codes for MIPNILSLTIFAPIVLAFLILFMKKENETMIKWYAMIVSLIPFVLSLVLFFTYNPANPEYQFVEKWKWVTALNSYYYLGIDGISMLLVVLSTFIIPICILASWNTIKTRVKEYFFLILLLEGTLVGVFCSLDLILFYLFWEFILIPMYFMIGIWGGEERIYATVKFFLYTMFGSVLLLIGIIWLGFLCQPMIGEFTTDLTRLILVSPSIAADKQTFLFILFTLSFLIKVPLFPFHTWLPDAHVQAPTSGSVILAAILLKMGTYGLIRFSLPLFPSGFVAMTPYIAVLATVGIIYGALVSIVQKDVKKLVAYSSVSHMAFIVLGTFALTQESMQGGVIQMINHGLSTGALFLIVGMLYERRHTKLIAEYGGLMKVMPVFSVIFMVVVFSSIGLPGLNGFIGEFLVLIGAYKSANLGTPVYSILSTTAVILAAVYLLWMFQRVMLGPIENEKNKDLKDISKLELATVLPLLVFIVWIGVYPSTFLSKTETSVKRIIENFEKFKPKPVNETAPNTMPNNTPPPTQEGTPPAGK; via the coding sequence TATTCTTTCTTTAACAATTTTTGCTCCGATAGTTCTTGCATTTCTGATTTTGTTCATGAAAAAAGAAAACGAGACTATGATAAAGTGGTATGCAATGATTGTCTCATTGATACCTTTTGTATTATCACTGGTGCTTTTCTTTACATACAATCCTGCAAACCCTGAATATCAGTTCGTTGAAAAATGGAAATGGGTCACGGCTCTGAATTCCTATTATTATCTTGGGATTGACGGAATTTCTATGCTGCTTGTAGTGCTTTCCACTTTCATTATTCCTATCTGCATTCTTGCTTCATGGAATACAATTAAAACAAGAGTGAAGGAATACTTCTTTCTTATTTTATTGCTTGAAGGAACGCTCGTTGGTGTATTCTGCTCGCTCGATTTAATATTATTCTATCTCTTCTGGGAATTCATACTTATCCCGATGTATTTCATGATAGGTATCTGGGGTGGTGAAGAAAGAATTTATGCTACGGTTAAATTTTTCTTATATACAATGTTCGGAAGCGTGCTGCTTCTTATCGGAATTATCTGGCTCGGATTCTTATGTCAGCCGATGATAGGGGAGTTCACCACTGACCTTACAAGATTGATTCTTGTATCTCCAAGCATCGCTGCCGATAAACAGACATTTTTATTTATACTTTTCACACTAAGTTTCTTAATAAAGGTACCGCTCTTTCCGTTCCATACATGGCTGCCAGATGCACACGTTCAGGCGCCGACTTCCGGCTCAGTTATTCTTGCCGCCATTCTTTTGAAGATGGGTACGTACGGATTAATAAGATTTTCATTGCCGCTTTTCCCGTCGGGATTTGTTGCGATGACTCCTTACATTGCAGTACTTGCAACAGTAGGTATTATTTACGGAGCGTTAGTTTCCATAGTGCAGAAAGATGTTAAAAAGCTTGTTGCTTATTCATCGGTTTCTCACATGGCATTTATAGTGCTCGGTACATTTGCTCTTACACAGGAATCAATGCAGGGCGGCGTTATTCAAATGATTAACCACGGACTTTCTACAGGCGCGCTCTTCTTGATTGTCGGTATGCTTTATGAAAGAAGACATACAAAACTCATTGCAGAGTACGGCGGACTTATGAAAGTTATGCCCGTGTTCTCAGTTATTTTTATGGTTGTCGTATTTTCTTCAATCGGATTACCGGGACTTAACGGATTTATCGGTGAGTTTCTTGTATTGATCGGTGCTTATAAATCTGCAAATCTTGGAACACCTGTTTACTCTATATTATCAACTACTGCAGTAATTCTTGCAGCGGTTTATTTATTGTGGATGTTCCAGAGAGTTATGCTCGGACCTATTGAAAATGAAAAGAACAAAGACTTAAAAGATATTTCAAAATTAGAACTTGCAACGGTGCTTCCATTACTTGTTTTCATAGTCTGGATTGGTGTTTATCCAAGTACATTCTTAAGCAAGACTGAAACATCTGTAAAACGAATTATAGAGAACTTTGAAAAGTTTAAACCTAAACCGGTAAACGAAACGGCACCTAACACAATGCCGAATAACACTCCTCCTCCGACACAAGAAGGAACTCCTCCGGCAGGAAAATAA